The sequence below is a genomic window from Thermodesulfobacteriota bacterium.
TCATGATGCGGTGGAACGTGGTCATCGGCGGCCAGGCCTTTTCCCTGTCCTTCGCCGGCTACATGCACTACCATCTGCCCTTGCTGCCCCATTCCCTGGAGACCTACAAGGAAGGCCTCCTGGGTGCCCTGACCGTGGCGGCCACCCCGTTCGTCCTCTTCTGGCTGATCAACAAGGTCGTGCCCTCCCTGCGCTACGAGTAGCTGCCCGCCACCCGAGCCCGGTGTCCTCCTCCTGCACCGGGCTCGGGTGGTGAGCCCGCAAAGGAGGCCTGCCGGACCATGCCCATCCCACGGCCAGCGCACCGTTGGCTCGTGCCGCCCCAGGAGGCCATCGCCATCACCCTGGCCTGCGGCCGCGTGTCCTTTTCGCCAGCCTGGCCCGGGTCATCCGCTCACGCAGGCCGCCCTCTTCGAGGAAGACCTGCTCAAGCTGCCGGATCTGCTGGTCCAGCAAGTAGTTGGCCTGGTGAATGAGGCAGATGGCGATATTGGCCACCACCTCCGCCGGCCGGGTATCGGCATAGGGCCGGTAAGTCTCGTACGAAGCGTCCATCTTCGTCCCGAGCCGCCGCACAAAGCGCGCCTCCCGGCTCTCCTTTTCCCATAGCGCCAGGCCGCGCGTGCGCAGGAAGTCGCGGTAGTCTTCCAGAAACTCCTCCAAGCTGGCCCGGGCGACGTTCATCAGCTTGATCTCCGCCTCCTTGGAGGTGCCGGAAGCCATGCTGCCCTCGACGATGTTCTGCTTGCCCGAGCGCGCCGCCTGGACCATCTGGTCAACGGTCCGGTCGCGCGGCTCGAGAAACCGCGCGCAGAAGCACACGGTCAGGTCGTAGACGATCTGGGCCTTGCGGTAGGAGAGCAGGTCCGCATAGCCGCCGTGCGGGGGAATGAATCCCCCGGTTGCCGGTGATGCATCCTGTGTGGATTCTTGGGTCCTATGGGACCTGTATGACCTGTGTCCCTTCACCGGCGTCCCTCGCTCTCGCCCACGGCCCACTCCGGCCTCGGCTTCATAGGTCCTATGGGACCTATACGACCTATGGCCTTTCATCCTATCGCCGGCTCGCACACTACCAAGGCGCCAGTCCATTGTCGAGCCGCCCGCGGGGAAACTCTCCTTCCTGGCAGGCAGACGCGGGCTGGCTGCCAAAAGGGGCTTGCCATCCTGCCGCCTCTGGACTCAAATGAGGGGCTCGCACGGTGGAACTTTGCCGGCTCTCGGAACACCTTTCATGAGCAGAAAGGCACCCGATTCCCGGGTGCCGCTTCCCCCCTTTTTGCAGGAGGCCCCATGCCGCTTCGTGACGCCGTGCACCAGCTCCACCAGCACGTGTCGCAGCTGGTCATTGGCCAGGAGCATCTGGTCGGACGCCTGCTCGTGGCGCTCCTTTCCAATGGCCACGTGCTGGTGGAGGGCGCGCCCGGGCTGGCCAAGACCCGGGCGATCAAGTCCCTGGCCTCGGGTATGGAGGCGGATTTCCACCGCATCCAGTTCACCCCGGATCTCTTGCCCGCTGACCTGACGGGCGGCGATATCTACCGGGCCGAGACCGGGGTGTTCGAATTCCGGCCCGGCCCGGTCTTCCACAACCTGGTGCTGGCCGACGAGATCAACCGGGCGCCGGCCAAGGTGCAGTCGGCCCTTCTGGAGGCCATGGAGGAGCGCCAGGTCACCATTGGCGCCAGGAGCTACCCTTTGCCCCGGCTCTTTCTGGTCATGGCCACCCAGAACCCCATCGAGCAGGAAGGCACCTACCCCCTGCCCGAGGCCCAGCTGGACCGTTTTCTGCTGCACGTCGCGGTGGGCTATCCGGACAGGGAGGCCAGCCGGCGGATCCTGGCCATTACCCGGCAGGAAGCCTTGCAGGAGGGCCAGGCCGCGCCGCTCGCCGGCCCCCGTCTCGGCCAGGAGACGCTGTTCGCTGCCCGGCGGGAGGTGCTGTCCCTGCACCTGGCGGCCAGCGTCGAGGAGTACATCGTCGAGATCGTCGAGGCCAGCCGGGATCCGGGCCGGTATTCCCCGGAGCTTGCGGACTGGCTGCGCTGGGGGGCCAGCCCCCGGGGCGCCATGGCCATGGAGCGGGGCGCCCGGGCCCTGGCCTGGCTCGATGGCCGCGACTTCGTCACCCCGGAGGATGTGCAGGCCATCGCCCCGGATGCCCTCCGCCACCGCATTCTTCTCGACTACGAGGCCGAGGCGGACGGCGTCACCGCCAGCCGCTTCGTGGCCGAGCTGCTCCGTAAGGTGCCCTCCCTGTGAGCAT
It includes:
- a CDS encoding four helix bundle suffix domain-containing protein, whose translation is MPPHGGYADLLSYRKAQIVYDLTVCFCARFLEPRDRTVDQMVQAARSGKQNIVEGSMASGTSKEAEIKLMNVARASLEEFLEDYRDFLRTRGLALWEKESREARFVRRLGTKMDASYETYRPYADTRPAEVVANIAICLIHQANYLLDQQIRQLEQVFLEEGGLRERMTRARLAKRTRGRRPG
- a CDS encoding MoxR family ATPase; amino-acid sequence: MPLRDAVHQLHQHVSQLVIGQEHLVGRLLVALLSNGHVLVEGAPGLAKTRAIKSLASGMEADFHRIQFTPDLLPADLTGGDIYRAETGVFEFRPGPVFHNLVLADEINRAPAKVQSALLEAMEERQVTIGARSYPLPRLFLVMATQNPIEQEGTYPLPEAQLDRFLLHVAVGYPDREASRRILAITRQEALQEGQAAPLAGPRLGQETLFAARREVLSLHLAASVEEYIVEIVEASRDPGRYSPELADWLRWGASPRGAMAMERGARALAWLDGRDFVTPEDVQAIAPDALRHRILLDYEAEADGVTASRFVAELLRKVPSL